A window from Deltaproteobacteria bacterium encodes these proteins:
- a CDS encoding PTS sugar transporter subunit IIC, with protein MAWRFLLAILLGGLCYLDRTAACQLMLHRPLVVATLMGAIFGNMAAGAQVGVVLELIYLARLPVGASIPPDDTGAAVFGGSAAAIASSSIGLDAGSFTALLLLSVVVAEAGKVVDRFVRKVNVRIARLTAESVDRGDVQAVEHGLLAGLTLFAVTGMVLALVFSGAGVVVSKELLPRFGPASRGSFAILLPVLPLLGAASVYSCSRTERTAAVFFLTMAAVFGGTVLFRWSA; from the coding sequence GTGGCCTGGCGGTTCCTCCTGGCGATCCTTCTCGGGGGGTTGTGCTACCTCGACCGGACGGCGGCGTGTCAGCTGATGCTCCACCGCCCCCTTGTCGTCGCCACCCTGATGGGCGCGATCTTCGGGAACATGGCCGCCGGCGCCCAAGTGGGGGTCGTGCTCGAGCTGATCTACCTGGCCCGGCTCCCCGTGGGGGCGTCGATCCCTCCCGACGACACGGGCGCGGCCGTGTTCGGCGGTTCGGCCGCCGCGATCGCCTCCTCCTCCATCGGGCTTGACGCGGGGAGTTTCACCGCCCTCCTGCTGCTCTCCGTCGTCGTCGCGGAAGCGGGAAAAGTGGTGGACCGTTTCGTCCGGAAGGTCAACGTGCGGATCGCCCGCCTCACGGCGGAGTCGGTGGACCGGGGGGATGTGCAGGCGGTGGAGCACGGACTGCTCGCCGGCCTCACCTTGTTCGCCGTGACGGGGATGGTCCTTGCCCTCGTCTTCTCGGGGGCGGGCGTGGTGGTCTCGAAGGAGCTGCTTCCCAGGTTCGGCCCCGCCAGCCGGGGGAGCTTCGCGATCCTCCTGCCGGTGCTTCCGCTCCTGGGCGCCGCCTCGGTCTACTCGTGCAGCCGCACGGAGCGGACCGCCGCCGTGTTCTTCCTGACGATGGCGGCCGTTTTCGGCGGCACCGTCCTGTTCCGGTGGTCGGCATGA
- a CDS encoding PTS system mannose/fructose/sorbose family transporter subunit IID, which translates to MTMPALSTRSRSAVWRRQFLLQGCWNYEGMQNVGFAYAILPALRDFYANRPEEALKAVKRHLEFFNTQPAMGALILGASVRLEQRVAAGEADPRAIGTFKVGLMGSLGAIGDSFFWGALRPMASVAGALLALLHPLLGIAALLLLYNGIHLTLRRRGFAAGMEGPEGAVGWLKREALNIRTDDRKLLAAILAGAYAGVFAGRFLVQGGGAPHALASLLLAAAAVHLFAVLFRKAVSPSEILSFLLFVGVLILWR; encoded by the coding sequence ATGACGATGCCGGCGCTTTCGACGCGGTCCCGGAGTGCCGTTTGGCGGCGCCAGTTCCTGCTGCAGGGGTGCTGGAACTACGAGGGGATGCAGAACGTGGGATTCGCCTACGCCATCCTGCCGGCGCTGCGCGACTTCTACGCGAACCGCCCGGAGGAGGCGCTGAAGGCGGTGAAGCGGCACCTCGAATTTTTCAACACCCAGCCGGCGATGGGGGCGTTGATTCTCGGGGCGTCGGTCCGGCTCGAGCAACGGGTCGCCGCGGGGGAGGCGGATCCGCGGGCGATCGGCACGTTCAAGGTGGGGCTGATGGGGTCGCTGGGGGCGATCGGGGACTCCTTCTTCTGGGGCGCCCTGCGGCCGATGGCCTCGGTGGCGGGAGCCCTCCTCGCGCTGCTCCATCCCCTCCTGGGGATCGCCGCCCTGCTGCTCCTCTACAACGGAATCCACCTGACGCTTCGCCGACGCGGTTTCGCCGCCGGCATGGAGGGGCCGGAGGGCGCGGTGGGCTGGCTCAAGCGGGAGGCGCTCAACATTCGGACCGATGACCGGAAGCTGCTGGCGGCGATCCTCGCCGGGGCGTACGCCGGGGTCTTCGCCGGGCGTTTCCTCGTTCAGGGAGGGGGTGCGCCCCACGCGCTGGCGTCGCTCCTTCTCGCCGCGGCCGCCGTGCACCTGTTCGCGGTCCTCTTCCGAAAGGCGGTTTCGCCGTCGGAGATCCTGTCGTTTCTTCTCTTCGTGGGGGTGCTGATCCTTTGGCGGTGA
- a CDS encoding HPr family phosphocarrier protein, translated as MSAEREFDILNRLGLHARAAAKLVRLANGFASEIRIAKDGIEVNGKSIMGVLMLAAPKDAKILICANGPDAEEAVAAIGELIAGKFGEE; from the coding sequence GTGAGTGCGGAACGCGAGTTCGACATCCTGAACCGGCTCGGCCTGCACGCCCGGGCCGCGGCGAAGCTGGTGCGACTGGCGAACGGGTTCGCCTCCGAGATCCGCATCGCGAAGGACGGGATAGAGGTCAACGGAAAGAGCATCATGGGCGTGCTGATGCTGGCGGCGCCCAAGGACGCGAAGATCCTGATCTGCGCGAACGGGCCGGATGCGGAAGAGGCCGTGGCGGCGATCGGGGAGCTGATCGCCGGGAAGTTCGGGGAGGAGTAG
- the ptsP gene encoding phosphoenolpyruvate--protein phosphotransferase, whose amino-acid sequence MAEGRVKMRVLKGIPASGGVAIGKGFFLNRVLPRSVRSTVGREQVDEEVAAFRQAVARSREQILAIRDDVADTSSEHHQILSVHLALLEDSMLVEQTVRTIRENQFAADWAFNKVLQNLLETFHRIEDPYLRERGHDLRQIGHRVLENLAGRPVDSIAAIRDPVVIVAHDLSPADTAQILKSPVLGFATEVGSRTSHTAITARSLGIPAVVGVEGATEEYRSAETVIVDGEEGVVVFDPTEEAVREYQERRKAYAQRTRDLAKFARLPTVTRDGKTLLLLANIEFPEEADVALRSGAYGVGLYRTEFLFLNRKDLPSEEEHFETYRKVAEKFVRHPVTIRTFDLGGDKFASQLELADEMNPAMGLRAIRFCLKEKEIFKPQLRAILRASMYGKVRMMFPMISGVGELREAMAVVEEVRGELRRRRIPFDKEMPIGIMIEIPSAAIVADLLAREVKFFSIGTNDLIQYSLAIDRVNEHVSYLYEPLHPAILRLIRRVVEAGHDAGIPVSMCGEMAGEPFYSYALLGLGLDELSMNAAAIPRVKRILRKSVAYEAKEFAGELLLHATAAEIGRVLRKKVEDLFPDERF is encoded by the coding sequence ATGGCGGAAGGCCGCGTGAAAATGCGGGTCCTCAAGGGGATCCCGGCCTCGGGTGGGGTCGCGATCGGGAAGGGATTCTTCCTGAACCGCGTACTCCCACGGTCCGTCCGCTCGACGGTCGGCAGGGAACAGGTGGACGAGGAGGTCGCCGCCTTCCGGCAGGCGGTGGCACGTTCCCGGGAGCAGATCCTCGCGATCCGGGACGACGTGGCGGACACCTCCTCCGAACACCACCAGATCCTCTCGGTCCACCTGGCGCTCCTCGAGGACTCGATGCTGGTCGAGCAGACGGTCCGGACGATCCGTGAGAACCAGTTCGCCGCGGACTGGGCGTTCAACAAGGTGCTCCAGAACCTCCTGGAGACGTTCCACCGGATCGAGGATCCGTACCTGCGGGAGCGGGGTCACGACCTGCGGCAGATCGGCCACCGGGTCCTCGAAAACCTCGCCGGCCGCCCCGTGGACTCGATCGCCGCGATCCGTGACCCGGTGGTGATCGTGGCCCACGATCTCTCCCCGGCGGACACCGCGCAGATCCTGAAGAGCCCCGTGCTCGGCTTCGCCACCGAGGTGGGAAGCCGGACGTCCCACACCGCGATCACGGCGCGCTCCCTTGGGATCCCGGCGGTCGTCGGGGTCGAGGGGGCGACGGAGGAGTACCGGTCCGCGGAGACGGTCATCGTCGACGGCGAGGAAGGGGTGGTCGTCTTCGACCCGACCGAGGAGGCGGTCCGGGAATACCAGGAGCGGCGAAAGGCCTACGCGCAGCGGACCCGCGACCTGGCGAAGTTCGCGCGGCTGCCGACGGTCACGCGTGACGGGAAGACGCTGCTGCTCCTGGCGAACATCGAGTTTCCCGAGGAGGCGGACGTCGCGCTGCGAAGCGGCGCCTACGGGGTGGGGCTCTACCGCACGGAGTTCCTCTTCCTGAACCGGAAGGATCTCCCTTCCGAGGAGGAGCACTTCGAGACGTACCGGAAGGTGGCGGAGAAGTTCGTGCGCCACCCGGTTACGATCCGCACCTTCGATCTCGGCGGCGACAAGTTCGCGTCCCAGCTCGAGCTCGCCGACGAGATGAACCCGGCGATGGGGCTGCGGGCGATCCGGTTCTGTCTGAAGGAAAAGGAGATCTTCAAGCCCCAGCTCCGTGCGATCCTGCGCGCTTCGATGTACGGGAAGGTTCGGATGATGTTCCCGATGATCTCCGGGGTGGGGGAGCTTCGGGAGGCGATGGCCGTGGTCGAGGAGGTGCGGGGGGAGCTTCGCCGGCGGAGGATCCCCTTCGACAAGGAGATGCCCATCGGGATCATGATCGAGATCCCCTCCGCGGCGATCGTGGCCGACCTGCTCGCGCGGGAGGTCAAATTCTTCAGCATCGGCACGAACGACCTGATCCAGTACTCGCTGGCGATCGACCGGGTCAACGAGCACGTCTCCTATCTTTACGAGCCGCTTCACCCCGCGATCCTTCGGCTGATCCGGCGCGTCGTGGAGGCCGGGCACGACGCCGGGATCCCGGTGTCGATGTGCGGCGAGATGGCCGGGGAGCCGTTCTACTCCTACGCGCTGCTCGGCCTCGGGCTGGACGAGCTCAGCATGAACGCCGCCGCGATCCCGCGGGTGAAGCGGATCCTCCGCAAGTCGGTGGCGTACGAGGCCAAGGAGTTCGCGGGGGAGCTGCTGCTGCACGCGACCGCGGCCGAGATCGGCCGGGTGCTTCGGAAAAAGGTGGAGGACCTGTTCCCCGACGAGCGTTTTTAG
- a CDS encoding PTS sugar transporter subunit IIB, which translates to MPLVLARIDCRLIHGQVVETWVPHMSADSLIVANDDLAGNPFLRSVMELAVPQAIRVRFCRLDEAIRVLGDADRNGERSILLVASAADAVALRKAGAAFDLLNIGNLHFAAGKVEISPSVYFAPEDFDALGWFRSHGVSVLVQGTPFESGTSFDAERE; encoded by the coding sequence ATGCCCCTGGTGCTCGCCCGCATCGACTGCCGGTTGATCCACGGGCAGGTGGTGGAGACGTGGGTGCCCCACATGTCCGCCGATTCCCTGATCGTCGCCAACGACGACCTGGCCGGGAACCCGTTCCTGCGCTCCGTGATGGAGCTGGCGGTTCCCCAGGCGATCCGCGTCCGTTTCTGTCGCCTCGACGAGGCGATTCGCGTCCTCGGCGATGCCGACCGGAACGGGGAGCGCTCCATCCTGCTGGTCGCGAGCGCGGCGGACGCGGTCGCGCTCCGGAAGGCGGGGGCGGCGTTCGACCTCCTGAATATCGGAAATCTCCACTTCGCCGCGGGGAAGGTCGAGATCTCCCCGTCCGTGTACTTCGCGCCGGAAGATTTCGACGCCCTCGGGTGGTTCCGCTCGCACGGGGTATCGGTCCTCGTCCAGGGGACGCCGTTCGAGTCGGGAACGTCGTTCGACGCGGAAAGGGAGTAG